The region GGGTGGCTTTCTATTGCGTCGTGCTTATGATGTCGACTGCGGAAGTTACTGTAACATTGGCCTTCACGAGCCATTCAATTCACAACCCTGATTTGACTATCATTGACCATTGCTGATTCGATTGTGATGAATACCGTGATGCAACTCCTTTTGCGTCTGTCGATTGTGGTACGGCTTTCACGTAATAACTGTGAAGGTGTGAAACAAGTTGCACACAGGGATTAATCAGAACAAATTGGCAGGCCGCGCGGCGCGCGCTCAACGCGTGTCGTCGAACCACGTTCGGCTCCATTCGGCCATCTTTGGCGCCTGAATCGAAATCCACGCGCTGACGGGCGCCGTGCGCCCGTAGCTCAACACGACGATCGCGCACGCCGCCGCGACGAAAGCGACGCTGGCGCGCGCCCCCGCCGCGTGCACGCCGGCGGCGCGGCCGGGCACGCGGCCGGCGCGCGGCGCGTCGGCCGGCGCGGAGCGCATCAGCCGCAACGTCGACGCCGCCGCCGCCGCGCCGAGCGCCCACCCCGACACGACTTCCGACCATGCGTGGAAACCGAGCGCGACGCGCGACCAGCCGATCGCGAACGCGAACAACAGGCCGCCGAGCGCCGCGCGGGCGCGCCGTCCGTCGCGCGCGGCAATCGCCGCGACGAGCGGATAAACCGCCGCGCCCAGCATCGTGTGGCCGCTCACGCCGGTGAAGTGCAGCGCCTCGATGCCGATCCCCCAGCCCGCGTAGACGAACTTGCTCAGCGCAACCAGGCCGATCGCACCGGCAAGCGCGGCGCCCCATTCGAGCGCGGCGCGCCGACGCCCGGTCGCGGCCAGCCAGCCCGATGCCGCGACGGCGAGCGGCGCCGTCATGTAGGGATCGCCGAAATTGGTCAGGAAAGACAGGAATTGCATGGCCGGCCGTCGCTGTGCGTCGCGCTCACGCGCGCGCCAATGCGCCATCGCGGGCCGCGTCAGGTCCGGCGCCGCCCGCGCCGGCCGCATCATGGCCCGCCGCGCCGCCCCCGCCGTCCGCCGGCGCCTCGTCCGCGTCGCGGTCGAACGGCGCGCCCAGCATGGGCGCAGCCAGTTCCGCGCGCAGGCCCGCATACGCTTCGAGCACGAGCCGCGCGAAGGCCGAGCGGAACCGCGCGGCGCTGAAGCGCTCCGCGTTCGCACGGCAGGCGTGCGGATCGAAGCTGCCCGCCGGCAAGGCCTCGAAGCGCGCGAGCGCGTCGAGCAGCGCGTCGCTCGTCTGGACTCCGTAGAACAGGCCGGTCGGATGATCGCCGGTCGCGCGCACCGACTCGCACACGCCGCCCTTGCCGTACGCGATCACCGGCGTGCCGCAGGCCTGCGCCTCGACGGGCGAGATGCCGAAGTCCTCTTCCGCCGCGAACACGAAGGCCCGCGCGCGCTGCAGATGGTCGTGCAGCACCTCGAACGGCTGATAGCCGAGCAGCGTGACGTTCGGCCCGGCGAGCGCGCGGATCTTGGCGTGCTCGGGACCGTCGCCGATCACGACCAGCCGGCGCGACGGCGTGCGCGAGAACGCCTCGACGATCAGGTCGATGCGCTTGTACGGCACGAGGCGCGAGGCGGTCAGATAGAAATCGTCCTTGTCGTCGCGGCGCGTCAGGTGCTCGACGTCGACCGGCGGATAAACGACCCGCGCATCGCGCCGATAGGTCTTGCGAATGCGGCGGCTGACGAACTGCGAGTTCGCGAGGAGCAGGTCGACGCCGTTCGCTGAGCGGGCGTCCCAGTTGCGGATGTAGTGCAGCAGCGTGCGCGCGAGCGCCGATTTCGGGCCGCGCGCGAGTCCCGCCTCATTCAGATACTGATGCTGCAGGTCCCATGCGTAACGCACCGGCGAATGCACGTAGCTGACGTGCAGCTGGTCGGGTCCCGTCAGCACGCCCTTGGCGACCGCGTACGAACTCGACAGCACGAGATCGTAGCCGGACAGGTCGAACTGCTCGATCGCGAGCGGAAACAGCGGCAGGTAGCCGCGATAGCGGGTGCGTGCGAACGGCAGTTTCTGGATGAACGACGTGCGCACGGGCCGGCCGCGCAAGCACGAACGATCTTCCAGGAAGTCGACGAGACTGAAGAGATCGGCCTGCGGGAAGCAATCGATCATCTGCGCGAGCACGCGTTCGGCGCCGCCATGAACCACCAGCCAGTCGTGAACGATTGCAACCTTCAAACACGGAATCCTATGGAGATGCTGCGCTGAATCGGATGGAGCCTGCGTCGCGAGCAACGGCGCACGGCCGTCGTCGCATGCTGTGCATTATCCGAACAAGCCCGCGCCGCCTATGTGCGGAACCGCACACTATCGCCGCATCGCGTCACGATCCGCGCGGCGCGTGCACCAATCACCAAACAGTGCGCTTACGAACAGAACAACAAGGGGCCTGTCCGTATCGTGGACCCAATGCGACGAGGCTGCGTCGCGCCCTTCTTTCGGCCGCGCGACCGCGCCGCCGACGGGCGCCGGATGCGGCCGTCAGATGAGGAATCGACATCATGGATTGGACCTGCTGTGAATTCAGGCACCTGAGTTCGAACGAGCTTTACCTGATCCTGCGCGTGCGCAACGCGGTCCTCGTGGTCGAGGACGCACACACGTTCCTGGACATCGACGGCAAGGATGAATCGGCCGTCCACGTGTTCGCCACCGACCGCAGCGGCGCCAGGCCCGCGATCGCGGCCTACGCGCGGCTGCTGCCGGGCGACGAGATCGATCCGGAGACGACGATCGACAAATGGCTGACGAGCGCCGCGCACCGCGACGACGGCACGGCAGCCGCGCTGGCCGAGCACGCGCTCGCCGCCGCGCATGCCCGCTGGCCGGAGGCGCCGGTGCGCACCCAGGCGCCCGCGCATCGCGAAGCGTTCTTCGTCGGCTTTGGCTTTCGCAAGGCGGACGGCCCATTTCTCGAACACGGCGCGCCCTACATCGGCATGGTGCGTCCGGTCGGCGGCGCGGCGCGCAGCGTGCGCACGCTGATCCGGCGCGCAAGCCGCGCGGCGGGCGCCGACGCGCACGGCGACGCCGAGCGCTATGTCTTTTCGAACCGACTTTCCGCCGACTCCGGGGCGAACCAATGACCGACACCACCTTGAACACCGCGGCGCGCGCCGCCACCCCCACCCTGCTGCCCGTGATTCTCGCGGGCGGCTCGGGCACGCGGCTCTGGCCGCTATCGCGCGAACACCATCCGAAGCAGCTGATCGACCTGATCGCCGACGAATCGCCGCTGGCCGCCACGGCGCGTCGCCTGAACGGCATCGAGCACGCCACGCTCGCGGACACGCTGCTGCTCGTGTGCGGCGAGCAGCACCGTTTCACCAGCGCCGCGCAGGTCAACGCGCGCGGCCTGCCCGCGCGGATCCTGATCGAGCCGGCCGCGCGCAATACCGCCCCCGCGCTCACGCTCGCCGCGCTCGAGGCGCGCGCGCGGCACGGCGACCCGGTGCTCGCGGTGATGCCCGCCGATCACGCGGTGGCGGACGTCACCGCGTTCCAGGAAGCCATCGCGCAGGCCGCGCGCTACGCGCAGGACGACGCCATCGTTACGCTCGGCGTGCTGCCGCGCCGCGCGGAAACCGGCTACGGCTACATCAAGCTCGGCGCGGGCGTGCCGGACGCGCACGGCGCGACG is a window of Burkholderia sp. FERM BP-3421 DNA encoding:
- a CDS encoding phosphatase PAP2 family protein, with amino-acid sequence MQFLSFLTNFGDPYMTAPLAVAASGWLAATGRRRAALEWGAALAGAIGLVALSKFVYAGWGIGIEALHFTGVSGHTMLGAAVYPLVAAIAARDGRRARAALGGLLFAFAIGWSRVALGFHAWSEVVSGWALGAAAAASTLRLMRSAPADAPRAGRVPGRAAGVHAAGARASVAFVAAACAIVVLSYGRTAPVSAWISIQAPKMAEWSRTWFDDTR
- a CDS encoding glycosyltransferase family 4 protein; the protein is MKVAIVHDWLVVHGGAERVLAQMIDCFPQADLFSLVDFLEDRSCLRGRPVRTSFIQKLPFARTRYRGYLPLFPLAIEQFDLSGYDLVLSSSYAVAKGVLTGPDQLHVSYVHSPVRYAWDLQHQYLNEAGLARGPKSALARTLLHYIRNWDARSANGVDLLLANSQFVSRRIRKTYRRDARVVYPPVDVEHLTRRDDKDDFYLTASRLVPYKRIDLIVEAFSRTPSRRLVVIGDGPEHAKIRALAGPNVTLLGYQPFEVLHDHLQRARAFVFAAEEDFGISPVEAQACGTPVIAYGKGGVCESVRATGDHPTGLFYGVQTSDALLDALARFEALPAGSFDPHACRANAERFSAARFRSAFARLVLEAYAGLRAELAAPMLGAPFDRDADEAPADGGGGAAGHDAAGAGGAGPDAARDGALARA
- a CDS encoding drug:proton antiporter: MDWTCCEFRHLSSNELYLILRVRNAVLVVEDAHTFLDIDGKDESAVHVFATDRSGARPAIAAYARLLPGDEIDPETTIDKWLTSAAHRDDGTAAALAEHALAAAHARWPEAPVRTQAPAHREAFFVGFGFRKADGPFLEHGAPYIGMVRPVGGAARSVRTLIRRASRAAGADAHGDAERYVFSNRLSADSGANQ